Below is a genomic region from Carassius carassius chromosome 50, fCarCar2.1, whole genome shotgun sequence.
ATTTAGCATGTGGCAGTTCTGTCAACTGGCCCAAACCTCCCTCACAAAATCCTCAATCTTCTTTTCTAAAGtttttcataatgcatttttttttttttttgctttttaggacttgaagaaataaaacaaaacaaaaaccaggATTGTAGACTAAAGAAACCCACCCCGCCTTCAGCTCTCTTATATAACAATGAGTTTGCCCCCATCATGGGTTTCTGGCCACCACATTAACAAATAAGTAGGTTGTCTATGAAAGCAGAAGCATGCTGGTACTAAAATCACTTCAGAAACCTCAAAACCTGAGCTGAATGCAAAATTTCCTGAATGTGGGCTGGGCTCTATGAAACCTCTCCGAGGACCCATGAACTGAACTGGTTTCCATGTAGATGGCTAATTACAGTCCAGCCCGGATGAGAGCCCATTTTCTGCCCAGCACACTTCAAAATGGCTCGGAAAAGAGTGGGAAAGTTGACAGGCATGCTGTGAATCAATGGacatttatttgctctttttgtccACTATCAATGCTCCCATTCAGACAACTGTTTTTATGTAATACATTTCTTTTGCGACCTGTGgttatttgtaaaacatttgaacattttgaaAAGGACAAAAAGTTTTGGCACTCTACATTTTGCACCAACGCTTCGTCTTAGTCACAGATGCAGAGACCTGACTTTTGACCAAATAATGCTGTGGAAGAACTAGCTTTCAGATTGCTCTAAGGAAGTGGTAATTTACAAATGGCAATTCATAAAATCGTCAAGTTTGTCTGTTTACACTGAAAGCATGACAAAACTTGTGTGTAAAACACCCTGACAGAAGCTCTTCCCCATCGACTGCTGTCTAAAGATGAGGAATGTTCTCTAAATAAGATATTATCTGTGGGCTCAGAGACCTCCTCagacaacatttaaaaatgaatcccAAACAAATCTGCTTTTGATCCAAACAGCCAGAAGAAAACAAAACTCTTGCAACTGCATGAACAAACTCAGTGAATTGCACTGATTTGATTCCTGATCTGATTTAGAATGCTTTGTTTCAATTTACATGGTCATGTGATCtaaataagtttatatatatggTTACGAAATATAAAAACCTAAAAAGAGATAGCTCACTCAAAATGAAGCATTCTGTCAATATATACTCACCATCAAGTTGTTCAAACTTTTTCCCCCCTTGTGAAAcaaaaaaggagacattttgcAGTATTTATGCAGCTTCTTTATCTACAgaacaaaaaaagacagaaaagcaccactaaagtattattaaaaaaagacttCTCAAGGCTGAAATCACATAGGTTTTAATGAATTTCGCGGCAAGCGTGGAGGCACACAAGCTAGGCTAAGGGCTAACCCCAGTGATTCCGTCACTCATGCTCTCAAACGTTAGCTCTCTGGAAAATAAACTGAAGTAATTCAACTCAGTCGGTCTACACAGCATGAGACAAGGGAttgttctgtgtttgttttcactGAAACATGGCTAAATGACAAAATCTCACGCTATTCAGCTGCACAGACTTGCCTGCTACAGAGTGGACGGAGATATAGCACTTTCTGGTAAGACTGGCGAAGGTGGCTTGTGAGTGTACATCACAAAGAGTGGTGTAACAATGCTGTGGTAGTGACAAAACACTGTTTATTACTGGTGGAGTTTATGAAGTTTGTGAAGTGTCGACCATTCTATCTGCCTCGGGAGTTCAAGGCCATTGTTATTGTCACAGTTTACATCCCCTCGAGCTGTAGAGCTCCATCagcaaacaacaaacaaataaccCCGAGAGCTTTTTCATAATAGCTGGTGACTTCAACAACGCAAACTTAAAGGCAGTTTTGACAAAGTTCTACCAACATGTGAACTTTGCAacaaggggaaaaaacacactggactttgtttacacagCAGAAAAGAACGCGTACAAGGCTGTAACGTTATCCCTACCTCGGGTACTTGGGTACACATCTCTGTTATGCTAATTCCAGCATACAGACCACTTCTGAAACTTGCCAAACCGGTTCATTTCGATCCACTGTATGTCTACACATGtagcggaatgacaataaagctcaacttgacttgaactagattaaaaaaaaaatgatacaagCTCATAGTTTGCTCATCCAAAATATTAGCATTTCCCTTGTCAATACATCGCATTCTGTTATATAGTCTACAAAACAATGTCATATGGTTTTCCCTCAGAATAGTTTAGCAATGCAAGAACATCATGTTCCCAGCGCAGTGAATTCCCAGCAGGGGAAGAGTGCCATCTTTGGGTAATGACAGAGTGAATCTGCCTTACCAAACTCTCAACATTGTTCCCAATACAGGGATCTACACAACAAAATAAACAGTATATCAATTTAAGGCTGAAGTTTGTTCttttatgcaaagaaaaaaaccttTATGCTATTCCAGGTTAATAACTATAAACAAGACACTAGAACTTTGTGGTGTTTTGAAAACATAATCTTTTTTGAAAAGTCTGCCCAGCATGGCATAGCAACAGTGGCTCAGCCAATGATGTGAGATTATGGGCAGAGTCATCTGTTTTTTTGACCAATCACAGACTGATGCAGTGTTCTGAAAACCTTCTTGagaacagtcattatttttgcttcATTCGTTCACTACTAGAGGgacaaaaagacattttaaatgtaataatttagtaACTGATAATGGTTGAATAAATGCTTCTACTTCATTAATTCAATGTTAAACCCTCTGATCAGGATACAGACCAACAGAGTAATGTTTTAGATGTGATAAACATCCTGTGGTGGCACTTATAATCATACACAAGCCCCTGAGTTTCACAGCATCAAAACCTCATTTGAACAGCTAACAACGCTGAACCCATTTACTGGTCACTGGTCTATCAAACATACAAAGTCAAATAAAACAGCAGGGTGAGTGTTTGATCAAGAAGTTGGATGAAATAAATACTTCCCCCCCCCCCAGGTGCTTCAAAATATAGACCATAGATAAAAGTGAAGAGTTGCCTAACTAGAGTCAAGATGATAGCCTCCGCAGGGCCTATGTCAAAAGGCTCTTGGTGTTGAGCACCACATTAAAGTATATCATATGATTGCGTCCATGCCAATTACTTGCAATACCAGTAACCCTTAAAACAGAGTGGGCTCATTATCCTGAGGTGGATTCCCCTTGAGTTAGTGTACTCAGGGCATCTGGGTTTAAGGTCGAGGAGACCAAAACGGTCCAATTAGAATTTTGAGCTCCAAAGATGTCTCTGGATGGAGAACATTTCAGTGTCAATttcctgaatgaatgaatttttcgCTTTTTGAAAATCTGAGTGCATGTGAGGACTCAATGTGACACCCATGAGAGGTCTGCAAGCTCAACTGTTCAGGTTCTGTCACACAAACATCATACCCGTCTTCAGCTAGTAGTCTAACTTTTCAGAAATTTTAGTCCATTTTCAATGATTTCACCAGAGCTGAGGTGCAAACATTAAAGTTCATGCTGGAAATGCACCAATTTTACAATTTCGGTCAATACAATAAGTGAATAATTATTTTGatgttaaaacaaaatatttaataatattataacttaGAGTACatataactattttttattttgagaagACTGTATAATCTTCAaagtaaaatatacaatattataatatacaatatgaattaattttgagatttggtAAACATTAAgtttaaagggacactccaccccaaaatgaatattttgtcattaatcactaatcctcatgtcgttccagacctgtaaaagctttgttcatcttcagaacaaaatttaagatattttggatgaaaaccgggaggcttgtgactgtcccatattctgccaagtaaattaccctgtcaaggtccagaaaattatgaaagacatcgtcagaactACAGTGGCactacggtgatgtggagagacacagaggagaggaattgttgaataaagtcactatttttgttttcttaatgtaCAAAAAGTGTTCTcttcgcttcataacattatagttgaatcactgatggcagatggactattctgacgatgcttttcatacttttctggaccttgacagtttaatttacttggcagtcaatgggacagtcacaaacctcccagttttcatccagaatatcttaaattttgttctgaagatgaacaaagcttttacaggtttgaaacgacatgagggtggatgattaatgacaaaattttcattttggggtggagttattaaattattagcatCATTAAAGGTGAAGATATAAAAAAATTAGAATGACATTTAAagatcaaaataatttaaagactcaaattaaattactgaaatcCTAGTATAATCGACATTTCACTTAGACATTCACCAATATTTAAATTCAGGCCAGTATCCATAAGCTAATAATTATTGTCATGGGCGATTAccgttaaatgtttttttgtctaaataaatagaaacaaaacacttaaaatcagtcattttaaatgctacaaatgaACTTTGGCATCACAATGTTATAAAGTACACTATGATGAATGGATATTTATTTTGACTTGCTAAAGATTACAGTACATTTAACAAAGCTATTAAATTAAAAGCGTTTTTAAAGGTTTCTAGGCTTAAAAACTTTAAGTGATATTAGATGATGGCCACATCATCTGatactaataaattaaaataatctgtAATACTGGATCCTTAACTGTACTGATGTACAGTACATCATCCCTACTTTACACCATACCACAACtacaatcaataataaaaaaatataaaaactctaACCAGCCACGACAAGCATCAGGACATTTTTTCAGTCACTTGGTTTCTACAATGTTGCACTGAGTGGTTCCTCCCAAAGTGAAATGTCACGGAGCACCTCAAACACAAAATACGGCTTAAATGTGGCAACTCACAAAACTGACACGATGTCCCCTCGCTGTACTTGATAGTTCCTCACACTCCAGCGGTTGAGCAGCACAACATCAGGTGACGACTCTCCATCTGGGTTTAAGGACGGCTGGGAAAGATTCAATCCACAAGAGTCAACACGGTTCATTAATTTTAGATTCAGGACAATTTAGAGAAGACTTTCTGGTTTAACAGTTTTTCTTTTTGGTCTATGATTTATTGCTTTAATCCTCCATACCACACAAACTTCCCAAGCCAGCTCTAAGAATTAACTCAGCAACTCTGCTTTAATTTTGAGTCTCTGTTCTTCATTCAGCCTTTTGACTGATGGCATCCTAAGGGTAAAAATAACATCTAAAAGTTAACTTCAAAACAGGTTTTTTTAGATTATTTGTTTTGCTCTTAACTCGTTTGTGGTGGTGTATCAAACAACTTGTGTGTGACGAACCTTCTCAAGCATGCAAGTCGTCAACTGACTTGATACACGGGCCTCCACTGAATCATTAAGGGAGATCTCGATGAGCCATTTCATACTTGCTGGGATAATTGACAGAAATATCTCTTATCTGTCCTTCTAAAATAAATATCCCGCCTAGAGAATTTATCTGTCACAGCTGGACGCTCTATCTTTTTTATTCAGACACATTTTCTCATTCTGCATTAGTGTCAGCTTATAGCATTGTCAGTGGACTTACTTATTTGGATTCAAAGGCTATGGGTGAAGTGGGAAAAGCCATTAGCAAATACATAGCACTATAAACCAAGACAGAAAACTGGACTCCAACAGGAAAACAACAACACCGTTTTGGTTAGTTAGTGTTCATTAGGTACATAATGAACCATTACTTCTGTTTGGCGAGGAAATGAGCGTGGTGTATTCAGACAGTTTTCTCTCATTATTAGAGGTGTCTTTCATCAGGGTCTTAGTGCTATTAGTGCAATGTTGGGCAAATTTGGTTTGATTAAGTCGAAATgcgaagtcctaacataagtaaaagtttattaatatttaaatagagcTTGTTAAatggacaataagtaactttttaggtattttattatctaaaatcaatatttttattcataaatatgccctcaatggtgtacaaatacctatgccaatgtttaaactaatcctcgtaaatgaagaatttattatctttatatacatgggacgggtaggtcgacggaggcttccatgtagttccgccatcttgcaaaactataatagcagagagggacaaaaagtactaagccaacgcgtttccacaacgcgttttcggtcagagccagaaacgcaggtgcagagcagtgagaggcgcttgaaactgcaccggcaagtttaaaagtctggattgcattcttattatggaccatacatatgccgcgccacaggagaagaaaacatcgtcgccaaaatgaagtgctattagaagacatcctgtcaaagctttttggtacatatcgcctaccgtagatgcaacgcgcatttgaaaaagcgaggcgctggagagcaaaattagtttgaatgcaaaatacaatttcaccactagatgagagtaattcctacttacagtccctttaagtactgctccgggtgtgtgctcacagtgtgtgtgtgtgtgttcactgctctgtgtgtgtgcatttcggatgggttaaatgcagagcacaaattctgagtatgggtcaccatacttggctgaatgtcacttcacttaatgtaaaaatgtattttcttgcttTTTAAGGctgtgaaatatattaaatatctaGAATAtatttgcaatgatttttttgTAATACAAAAATCAAGCAAAATTTTGAATATGGTGATTTTCAAGGTGCTTTTTATTTGGCTATTAAGTTTAATAAACTGCTATTAAACTACACATAAAAcatctgttaaaaataaatatggaaaactCCTTCAAATACAGTACATCGTGCCCTATTTTTatagacttttttgttttttttgtttagttaccCAACACTTTTTATAAGTAGACAGATGTTTTAAACTTGACAGATGTTTTAAATGTGATGATTAAAATAGTAAGTTTGATTAATTTCTGTGATTTTTATGAATCTGCATCATTCCCAGTATaccattttttcaaatatatttttaaaatacctaATACATATTCAAGAGTATTATTATTCTGCTTTATTTTAAacgaaaatgtttaaatattactgtattttttcagtaaaactgaaaaaaaaaatctaataaaagtgttaaacatatttagacatgTTTTAAATATCAACCGAATTTCCAAAAGATTTTATGTTAGTTGTTACAAGAACATCTTCTTTGCTAACTTTCAGCAAAACTAAACCAGATTcatcaaaacaacaacattacgaAGTTTGATAAAGTGTATAAAAGACATCCCACCTGCATTGAGGCACCTTCCACGCGGTCTAAAACAGTCACTGTCACGGGCACGGCTACAAAGAAGCCACTAACAAAAGCTTTGAAGTATTTTCGCCCAAAGCCCGTCTGTGCCATAGCCTGAAGAGtaagaatgaaaaaagaaaatgacattGGCTCGTTCAAAGAGTTGAGCTAAGCAtattaaacatcttttttttcagaGTCTGGTAACATCTCATGAAGAATTAATTCAACCATTCAACAAAATATGGATGTCTAAGTATTGAGAAGTGTTCTTTCCACAGCAATAAGGCATGTTTCAAGGATATACTGGATGATCGAAACTTATAAAGAGAACAAAAGTCTCAAAAGAAGACCAGACAACCAAACTTAACTTCGTGCATCTGAGCATGAACCATCTTGTTTCGAGTCAAACTGTAAGGGAATAGTGaggttaaaaaaagaagaaatcacTCAGAAAGCagccattttaataatttatttataaattgcaCCTATCTGCTTGTACCCAAAACAGCCCTCAAGGTCTCCAGCAGGAAATTTGCTGACTTACTGGTAAGCACTTGAAGAAAGTCTTGAAGCCATTTGCTTGCAGGAGGGCATTCAAGAGGCTCAAAATCAGAGACTACAACAACTGAGCGGAGGATCTGGGAGGAAAAAAGCGCTGAGCGAATCAAAACGCAGTGCAGGATTTGTCAGGGTTGCGCTGCTGTGAGCCAGATATGGCTCAAGCaggcaaaatgacaaaaatctcttTTGTGGTCACAGGAAGACTCTGCTGCATATAGGCTACCCGAGGCAACACTATCAATATAATACAAATACTGATTATTTAAATTTAGCATGAAAAAGCATTCGCAAACCACTTTACTTCTGTAACGAGAAAGTGAAAAGTGTGGAAGGCTAAAACAATAATTGCGTGAAGTATAAAAGAATCACGTTGGGAGATATAGTAACTTGTTACAGGAAGTGAAGTTACTGTATAACAAAGTAAATCAAAATTGCAACATTACTACTGTATGTTGTCTATCGACACCTGTGGTTAAAACATAAAACCACatgtattattatgtaaataatatttattttattgaaaaaaaaaaatcctctaataatatgaaatattaacatttaaaataaaggttttctatttgaatatattataaaatgtaatttattcctgtgatgcaaagctgaattttcagcatcattactccagtcttcagtgtcacatgatccttcagaaattattctaatatactgttttgctgctcaagaaacatgattATACATGTATGTTTTTTTCTCTGGAAGACCTTGCAAGTGCCGAATCAAACACAATAAGGGCAGAAACATGTATTAATTAAGAAAGCATACAGGGTACACTTTGATTCCCGTCATCTTTCTCTAGCAGATTCATCTCTCATGTGTCTTACCCTGCACTGAGACTTCTTGTAGTGTTAAATATTCATTCGCTTAGCGGGTGAAGAGCTGCGTCTCACACAAGAGTGCGACTAATGAACTATAATGACAACGAGCGGCTAAATTATCCATGGAGTTCTGGGCAGACCTGCCAAGTGCCAGCTGTCAGGTTTCTCTAACAATAATCCCTCACAAGCACATACAGTGAGAGATTGCCAATCATGCTGGTGCCACACAATACACTAAGGCCTTTTTTCTCAAAGACTTCTATTTTTGCATGTCCCTCCACTGAGGCACAATCCTATATTTTTACTTCAGTCTACACACAGAGAGTAACACACTGGTGCAATGCCCTCTATATAGATGGTTGGCACATGCCACAAAGATCTCAAAGGTGTGTAAAGTGGAGCATCTTATAGTTTATTCTTCAAAACAGGCAGATGGGAGAATCTAGGACTGGTGCGCGGCGATCAAAAGAAAGCGTTGTGTTCATTTTTCATCAAAGGCTActttcagattcagactcgagaATATTTTCCAACCATTTTCCACGTGCTACGGACAGAAATATAACCATGAGCGATTAAAAACCAGGGTTGGCACAGCAGGTGTGCAACATATATGGATTTTCTGTAGCCGAGTCCAATTAAAGATGTGTTTCTAGAGTTGAAAGCAAATGCCTTGGTAATATTAGGTGACCATTGCACACAGCTGCGGAACGGAGCCCGGTGGTCTCATGCCAGCAGAATCAATTTATCATATGCTTCCCGTTTATAACTTCTAACCCATCTATCCTGCGAGTAATACTGTCAAATATGCCATCTGCATAATGTAAAACTGCAGCCTGGTACCTTTGTTTATGCATACCTGAGCGTAACCATTTTAATTGCACCAGTCATCAGATGTGTCCAAAAATGTTTAGTGAACTCGCTGCTTTGGGGTAATTTGAAACCGCAATGACAGATTTCCACTTTTGACAAGGCAATTTTTGGTTTCCTTGATTCATGGGCCTATTTTAACTTTGCATTTCAAGACACAGCGCTGACAGACCGAATCTGATTAAATTATCTTAATGTCTGGACCTGTAAATATGATTTCTGCTGGAATGCTTCACCATTAGTCTGCATCACAGCAGCAGTGAGATTAATGATGTGCTTCAGACATCTTATCTTAGctattgtgtatttaaaattagattatctgtacatatttttaaataaaaaataaaatatattttcaaataaacaccTTTTGTACAAAATCTCAATGATAGGCTACATGATTTAGGCAACATGATAGGCTACTTTCCATTGAatgatatgtatgtgtgtgtgtgtgatttaaaaaaaaatatatattttatttatttttattattattgattaaccgagagccggttgaaaatctattcaaatatgtGACTATTCAAATCGTTTGAGATGCTAAAATCGTGATTCAATCACgatttatatgaatgcatgtctgaggggagcttactgtctttagaaatattaagaggatttttttcttttcaccttGCCTCGTATAATGCATATTAaggttcataagtgcagcgctgctttgtttacagcggtaaccaaggaaacgctttaagcaccacctgctggcagagagtggatctgcgtctcattcagctcgtctgctgtttcagtttcatg
It encodes:
- the LOC132133729 gene encoding mitochondrial inner membrane protease subunit 2-like isoform X2, which translates into the protein MAQTGFGRKYFKAFVSGFFVAVPVTVTVLDRVEGASMQPSLNPDGESSPDVVLLNRWSVRNYQVQRGDIVSVLSPKDPRQKIIKRVIAIEGDFIK
- the LOC132133729 gene encoding mitochondrial inner membrane protease subunit 2-like isoform X1 encodes the protein MAQTGFGRKYFKAFVSGFFVAVPVTVTVLDRVEGASMQPSLNPDGESSPDVVLLNRWSVRNYQVQRGDIVSVLTLGYKNRYVRVPDGHLWIEGDHHGHSFDSNTFGPVIS